In one Bacillus thuringiensis genomic region, the following are encoded:
- the rpmG gene encoding 50S ribosomal protein L33, translated as MRKKVVLSCEECKNRNYSTMKDTSSIERLEIKKFCKTCNQHTVHKETK; from the coding sequence ATGAGGAAAAAAGTTGTACTCTCATGTGAAGAGTGTAAAAATCGAAACTACTCTACTATGAAAGATACGAGCTCAATAGAGCGACTTGAAATAAAAAAGTTTTGTAAAACATGCAATCAGCATACAGTTCACAAGGAAACAAAATAA
- the secE gene encoding preprotein translocase subunit SecE produces MRLTNFFGDVGREMKKVSWPKKDELLRSTATVVATVVFFAIFFAVVDMGISSLIRLILG; encoded by the coding sequence ATGCGTTTAACGAACTTTTTCGGCGATGTAGGTCGCGAAATGAAAAAAGTAAGTTGGCCTAAAAAAGATGAATTACTCCGCTCAACAGCGACTGTTGTTGCTACAGTTGTGTTCTTTGCGATTTTCTTCGCAGTAGTTGATATGGGCATTTCTTCTTTAATTCGGTTAATTCTTGGTTAA
- the nusG gene encoding transcription termination/antitermination protein NusG: protein MEKSWYVVHTYSGYENKVKANLEKRVESMGMQDKIFRVVVPEEVEVEMKNGKEKLMKRKVFPGYVLVELIMTDDSWYVVRNTPGVTGFVGSSGSGSKPSPLLEEEVVTIMKHMGMDNEVVDFDFELHETVRVNEGPFADYTGAIEEIDVEKKKVSVLVDMFGRETPVELDFHQIEKL, encoded by the coding sequence ATGGAAAAAAGTTGGTATGTTGTCCATACTTATTCTGGATATGAAAATAAAGTAAAAGCAAACCTAGAGAAACGTGTAGAATCAATGGGTATGCAAGATAAAATTTTCCGTGTTGTTGTCCCGGAAGAAGTAGAAGTAGAAATGAAAAACGGAAAAGAAAAATTAATGAAAAGAAAAGTGTTCCCAGGTTATGTATTAGTAGAATTAATCATGACTGATGACTCTTGGTATGTTGTACGTAACACGCCAGGTGTAACTGGGTTCGTTGGTTCTTCTGGTTCTGGATCTAAACCATCACCTCTATTAGAAGAGGAAGTTGTTACCATTATGAAACATATGGGCATGGATAACGAAGTGGTTGATTTCGACTTTGAACTTCATGAGACAGTACGTGTAAATGAGGGGCCATTCGCAGATTATACAGGTGCTATTGAAGAAATTGATGTGGAGAAGAAAAAGGTTAGCGTACTTGTGGACATGTTTGGTCGCGAGACTCCAGTTGAACTTGACTTCCATCAAATTGAAAAATTATAA
- the rplK gene encoding 50S ribosomal protein L11 has product MAKKVIKMVKLQIPAGKANPAPPVGPALGQAGVNIMGFCKEFNARTADQAGLIIPVEITVFEDRSFTFITKTPPAAVLLKKVAGIESGSGEPNRNKVATVKRDKVREIAETKMPDLNAASVEAAMRMVEGTARSMGIVIED; this is encoded by the coding sequence GTGGCTAAAAAGGTAATTAAAATGGTAAAGCTTCAAATTCCTGCAGGTAAAGCTAACCCAGCTCCACCAGTTGGTCCAGCATTAGGACAAGCAGGTGTTAACATCATGGGCTTCTGTAAAGAGTTTAACGCTCGTACAGCAGATCAAGCTGGTCTTATCATCCCTGTTGAAATTACGGTATTTGAGGACCGTTCATTCACTTTCATTACTAAAACTCCTCCTGCTGCTGTTCTTCTTAAGAAAGTAGCTGGTATTGAGTCTGGTTCTGGTGAACCAAACCGTAATAAAGTGGCAACTGTTAAGCGTGATAAAGTACGCGAAATCGCTGAAACTAAAATGCCTGACCTAAACGCTGCTAGCGTAGAAGCTGCAATGCGTATGGTTGAAGGTACTGCACGCAGTATGGGCATCGTTATCGAAGACTAA
- the rplA gene encoding 50S ribosomal protein L1 has product MAKRGKKYVEAAKLVDRAAAYSATEAVELVKKTNTAKFDATVEAAFRLGVDPKKADQQIRGAVVLPHGTGKVQRVLVFAKGEKAKEAEAAGADFVGDTDYIGKIQQGWFDFDVVVATPDMMGEVGKLGRVLGPKGLMPNPKTGTVTFDVTKAVNEIKAGKVEYRVDKAGNIHVPIGKVSFEDAKLVENFKTIADTLQKVKPAAAKGTYMKNVTVASTMGPGVRVDVSTLA; this is encoded by the coding sequence ATGGCTAAAAGAGGTAAAAAGTACGTAGAAGCTGCAAAGCTTGTTGATCGTGCAGCTGCTTACTCTGCAACAGAAGCAGTAGAATTAGTAAAGAAAACAAACACAGCTAAATTTGATGCAACTGTAGAAGCTGCATTCCGTTTAGGTGTTGACCCTAAGAAAGCTGACCAACAAATCCGTGGTGCAGTTGTTCTTCCACATGGTACTGGTAAAGTACAACGTGTATTAGTATTTGCTAAAGGTGAAAAAGCTAAAGAAGCTGAAGCTGCTGGAGCTGACTTCGTAGGCGATACTGATTACATCGGTAAAATCCAACAAGGTTGGTTCGATTTCGATGTAGTAGTAGCAACTCCTGACATGATGGGTGAAGTTGGTAAACTTGGTCGCGTATTAGGACCTAAAGGTTTAATGCCAAACCCTAAAACTGGAACAGTTACTTTCGATGTAACTAAAGCTGTTAACGAAATCAAAGCTGGTAAAGTTGAATACCGCGTTGATAAAGCTGGTAACATCCACGTTCCAATCGGTAAAGTATCTTTCGAAGATGCTAAATTAGTAGAAAACTTCAAAACAATTGCTGACACTTTACAAAAAGTTAAGCCAGCTGCTGCAAAAGGTACTTACATGAAGAACGTAACAGTTGCTTCTACAATGGGACCTGGCGTACGTGTAGACGTTTCTACATTAGCGTAA
- the rplJ gene encoding 50S ribosomal protein L10, which produces MSKVIETKQQVVTEIADKLRASKSTIVVDYRGLTVSEATELRKQLREAGVEFKVYKNSLTRRAAESAEMAELNEFLTGPNAIAFSNEDVVAPAKVLNDFAKDHEALEIKAGVIEGKLVTLDEVKAIATLPSREGLLSMLLSVLQAPIRNLALATKAVADQKEEQGA; this is translated from the coding sequence ATGAGCAAAGTAATCGAAACTAAACAACAAGTTGTAACTGAAATCGCGGACAAACTTCGCGCTAGTAAATCTACAATCGTTGTTGACTACCGTGGTTTAACAGTTTCTGAAGCAACAGAATTACGTAAGCAATTACGTGAAGCTGGCGTTGAGTTCAAAGTTTACAAAAACTCTCTAACTCGTCGTGCTGCAGAATCTGCTGAAATGGCTGAGTTAAATGAATTCTTAACAGGACCAAACGCAATCGCGTTCAGTAACGAGGATGTAGTTGCTCCTGCGAAAGTATTAAACGACTTCGCTAAAGATCATGAAGCTTTAGAAATTAAAGCGGGCGTAATCGAAGGTAAACTTGTAACACTTGATGAGGTTAAAGCAATCGCTACTCTTCCATCACGTGAAGGCTTACTTTCTATGCTTCTTAGCGTTCTTCAAGCTCCAATCCGTAACCTTGCACTTGCTACTAAAGCAGTTGCAGACCAAAAGGAAGAGCAAGGCGCTTAA
- the rplL gene encoding 50S ribosomal protein L7/L12, translated as MTKEQIIEAVKSMTVLELNDLVKAIEEEFGVTAAAPVAVAGGAGEAAAEKTEFDVELTSAGAQKIKVIKVVREITGLGLKEAKELVDNTPKVIKEAAAKEEAEEIKAKLEEVGAAVEVK; from the coding sequence ATGACTAAAGAACAAATCATTGAAGCAGTTAAATCTATGACTGTATTAGAACTTAACGACTTAGTAAAAGCTATCGAGGAAGAATTCGGCGTAACTGCTGCTGCTCCTGTAGCTGTTGCTGGTGGCGCTGGAGAAGCTGCTGCTGAGAAAACTGAATTTGATGTGGAACTAACTAGCGCTGGTGCACAAAAAATCAAAGTTATCAAAGTTGTTCGTGAAATCACTGGTCTTGGCTTAAAAGAAGCTAAAGAATTAGTTGACAACACTCCAAAAGTAATCAAAGAAGCTGCTGCTAAAGAAGAAGCTGAAGAAATCAAAGCTAAACTTGAAGAAGTTGGCGCTGCTGTAGAAGTTAAGTAA
- a CDS encoding class I SAM-dependent methyltransferase, whose protein sequence is MADHYFSNDPSSKSDRKRWEFVLRGSRFTFLSDHGVFSKNEVDFGSRLLIEAFQMPDIKGNILDVGCGYGPIGLSLAKEFQGREVHMVDVNERALGLAKENAANNKIENIRIFQSSVYENVDGKYAAILSNPPIRAGKDIVHEILEKAVEYLVPGGELWIVIQKKQGAPSALKKLEEVFSEVEVVEKKKGYYIIKSKKR, encoded by the coding sequence ATGGCAGACCATTATTTTTCTAACGACCCTTCTAGTAAAAGTGATCGCAAGCGATGGGAGTTTGTCCTTCGTGGATCTCGATTTACTTTCTTATCTGACCATGGGGTGTTCTCGAAAAACGAAGTGGACTTTGGTTCCCGTCTTTTAATTGAAGCGTTTCAAATGCCAGATATTAAAGGTAATATATTAGACGTAGGTTGCGGATACGGTCCTATTGGTTTGTCGTTAGCGAAAGAGTTTCAAGGTCGTGAAGTTCACATGGTGGATGTGAATGAGAGGGCACTTGGGCTTGCGAAAGAAAACGCCGCTAATAACAAAATCGAGAATATACGTATTTTTCAAAGTAGCGTCTATGAAAATGTAGATGGTAAGTATGCTGCTATTCTATCTAACCCTCCGATTCGTGCGGGTAAAGATATCGTACATGAGATTTTAGAAAAAGCTGTGGAGTATTTAGTTCCAGGTGGAGAACTTTGGATTGTTATTCAAAAGAAACAAGGTGCACCGTCTGCGCTAAAAAAACTAGAAGAAGTATTTTCTGAAGTTGAGGTTGTAGAAAAGAAAAAAGGATATTATATCATAAAATCAAAAAAACGTTGA
- the rpoB gene encoding DNA-directed RNA polymerase subunit beta, whose amino-acid sequence MTGQLVQYGRHRQRRSYARISEVLELPNLIEIQTSSYQWFLDEGLREMFQDISPIEDFTGNLSLEFIDYSLGEPKYSVDECKERDVTYAAPLRVKVRLINKETGEVKEQDVFMGDFPLMTETGTFVINGAERVIVSQLVRSPSVYYSGKVDKNGKRGFTATVIPNRGAWLEYETDAKDVVYVRIDRTRKLPVTVLLRALGFGSDQEITELLGDNEYLSNTLEKDNTDSTEKALLEIYERLRPGEPPTVENAKSLLVSRFFDPKRYDLANVGRYKINKKLHIKNRLFNQRLAETLVDPETGEILAAEGTILDRRTLDRILPYLEKNIGFKTAKPMGGVVEGDVELQSIKIYAPESEGERVINVIGNANITRDVKHITPGDILASISYFFNLLYKVGDTDDIDHLGNRRLRSVGELLQNQFRIGLSRMERVVRERMSIQDTNAITPQALINIRPVIASIKEFFGSSQLSQFMDQTNPLAELTHKRRLSALGPGGLTRERAGFEVRDVHYSHYGRMCPIETPEGPNIGLINSLSSFAKVNEFGFIETPYRRVDPETGLVTGHVDYLTADEEDNYVVAQANMKLSDEGEFLSEDIVARFRGENIVTNRERIDYMDVSPKQVVSAATACIPFLENDDSNRALMGANMQRQAVPLMNPESPIVGTGMEYVSAKDSGAAVICKHPGVVERVEAREVWVRRYVEVDGQTVKGDLDRYKMQKFIRSNQGTCYNQRPIVSVGNEVVKGEILADGPSMELGELALGRNVLVGFMTWDGYNYEDAIIMSERLVKDDVYTSIHIEEYESEARDTKLGPEEITRDIPNVGEDALRNLDERGIIRVGAEVKDGDLLVGKVTPKGVTELTAEERLLHAIFGEKAREVRDTSLRVPHGGGGIILDVKVFNREDGDELPPGVNQLVRAYIVQKRKISEGDKMAGRHGNKGVISRILPEEDMPYLPDGTPIDIMLNPLGVPSRMNIGQVLELHLGMAARYLGIHIATPVFDGAREEDVWGTIEEAGMANDAKTILYDGRTGEPFDNRVSVGVMYMIKLAHMVDDKLHARSTGPYSLVTQQPLGGKAQFGGQRFGEMEVWALEAYGAAYTLQEILTVKSDDVVGRVKTYEAIVKGENVPEPGVPESFKVLIKELQSLGMDVKMMSSDDTEIEMRDTEDDDDHQSADKLNVEVETTKE is encoded by the coding sequence TTGACAGGTCAACTAGTTCAATACGGACGCCACCGCCAACGAAGAAGTTATGCCCGTATTAGTGAAGTATTAGAGTTACCAAATCTTATCGAAATTCAAACCTCTTCTTATCAGTGGTTTCTTGATGAGGGTTTGCGAGAAATGTTCCAAGACATTTCTCCGATTGAAGACTTTACGGGAAATCTATCGCTTGAATTTATCGACTACAGCTTAGGTGAACCTAAATACTCTGTAGACGAATGCAAAGAGCGTGATGTGACGTATGCAGCACCACTTCGTGTAAAAGTGCGTCTAATCAACAAGGAAACTGGTGAAGTAAAAGAACAAGATGTGTTCATGGGAGATTTCCCACTCATGACAGAGACTGGAACATTCGTAATTAACGGTGCAGAACGTGTTATCGTTTCCCAGTTAGTTCGCTCTCCAAGCGTATACTATAGTGGCAAAGTGGATAAAAACGGAAAACGTGGTTTTACTGCTACTGTAATTCCAAACCGCGGAGCTTGGTTAGAGTATGAGACAGATGCTAAGGATGTTGTATATGTGCGTATTGACCGTACGCGTAAACTTCCTGTAACTGTTTTGTTACGCGCATTAGGGTTTGGCTCTGATCAAGAAATCACCGAGCTTTTAGGTGATAACGAATACTTAAGCAACACATTAGAAAAAGACAACACAGATAGCACAGAAAAAGCATTGCTTGAAATTTATGAGCGTCTACGTCCTGGTGAACCACCAACAGTAGAAAATGCTAAGAGCTTACTTGTGTCTCGTTTCTTCGATCCAAAGCGCTACGATTTAGCAAATGTAGGTCGCTATAAGATCAACAAGAAGTTACACATTAAAAACAGATTGTTTAATCAACGTTTAGCTGAAACATTAGTGGATCCAGAAACTGGTGAAATTTTAGCGGCAGAAGGAACAATCTTAGATCGTCGTACACTTGATCGCATTTTACCTTACTTAGAGAAAAACATTGGATTCAAAACAGCGAAACCAATGGGTGGAGTGGTAGAAGGCGATGTTGAGCTGCAATCTATTAAGATTTATGCTCCTGAGTCGGAAGGCGAACGCGTAATTAATGTAATTGGTAATGCAAACATTACTCGTGATGTGAAACACATCACACCAGGTGATATCCTTGCTTCTATCAGTTACTTCTTCAACCTACTATACAAAGTAGGGGATACAGATGATATTGACCATTTAGGAAACCGTCGTCTGCGTTCTGTTGGAGAACTATTACAAAATCAATTCCGTATCGGTCTTTCTCGTATGGAACGTGTTGTTCGTGAGAGAATGTCGATCCAAGATACAAATGCAATTACACCACAGGCACTAATTAATATTCGTCCTGTTATTGCATCTATTAAAGAGTTCTTCGGAAGTTCTCAGTTATCTCAGTTTATGGACCAAACAAACCCATTAGCAGAGTTAACTCACAAACGAAGACTATCTGCATTAGGACCTGGTGGTTTAACACGTGAGCGCGCAGGCTTTGAAGTGCGTGACGTTCATTACTCTCACTACGGTCGTATGTGTCCGATTGAAACACCAGAGGGACCAAACATCGGTTTGATTAACTCGTTATCTTCGTTCGCGAAAGTAAATGAGTTTGGTTTCATTGAAACACCATACCGTCGTGTTGACCCAGAAACTGGTCTTGTAACAGGGCATGTTGATTACTTAACAGCAGATGAAGAAGATAACTATGTTGTAGCCCAAGCGAATATGAAATTATCTGACGAAGGTGAATTCCTAAGTGAAGATATCGTAGCTCGTTTCCGTGGTGAAAACATTGTCACAAATAGAGAACGCATCGACTACATGGATGTATCTCCAAAACAAGTAGTGTCGGCAGCGACAGCTTGTATTCCGTTCTTAGAAAACGATGACTCTAACCGCGCACTTATGGGAGCGAACATGCAACGTCAGGCGGTTCCGTTAATGAATCCGGAATCTCCGATTGTAGGTACAGGTATGGAGTACGTATCAGCAAAAGACTCAGGTGCTGCAGTAATCTGTAAACATCCTGGTGTTGTTGAGCGCGTAGAAGCACGTGAAGTTTGGGTACGTCGCTATGTAGAAGTTGACGGTCAAACAGTAAAAGGCGACTTAGATCGCTATAAAATGCAAAAATTCATTCGTTCTAACCAAGGAACTTGTTACAACCAACGTCCAATCGTAAGTGTTGGAAATGAAGTTGTAAAAGGTGAAATCCTTGCGGATGGTCCTTCTATGGAATTAGGTGAACTAGCACTTGGACGTAACGTGCTTGTTGGCTTCATGACTTGGGACGGTTATAACTACGAGGATGCGATCATCATGAGTGAGCGCCTTGTAAAAGATGATGTGTACACTTCTATTCATATTGAAGAATATGAATCAGAAGCTCGTGATACGAAGCTTGGACCAGAAGAAATTACACGTGACATTCCAAACGTTGGGGAAGACGCATTACGTAACCTTGACGAGCGCGGTATCATTCGCGTTGGTGCTGAAGTAAAAGATGGAGATTTACTTGTTGGTAAAGTAACACCTAAAGGTGTAACAGAATTAACAGCTGAAGAACGTCTATTACATGCTATCTTTGGAGAAAAAGCGCGTGAAGTACGTGATACATCACTACGTGTACCACACGGTGGTGGCGGTATTATCTTAGACGTAAAAGTATTCAACCGTGAAGATGGCGATGAATTGCCACCAGGCGTGAATCAACTTGTACGTGCATATATCGTTCAAAAACGTAAAATTTCTGAAGGTGACAAGATGGCCGGACGTCACGGTAACAAAGGTGTTATTTCTCGTATTTTACCAGAAGAAGATATGCCTTACTTACCAGACGGTACGCCAATCGATATCATGTTAAACCCATTAGGGGTACCATCTCGTATGAATATCGGTCAGGTATTAGAGCTTCATCTTGGTATGGCAGCAAGATACCTTGGCATTCACATTGCAACACCAGTATTCGATGGTGCTCGTGAGGAAGATGTTTGGGGCACAATTGAAGAAGCTGGTATGGCAAATGACGCGAAAACAATCCTGTATGACGGACGTACTGGTGAACCATTCGATAACCGCGTATCTGTTGGTGTCATGTATATGATCAAACTTGCGCACATGGTTGACGATAAACTTCATGCTCGTTCTACTGGACCATACTCACTTGTAACGCAGCAACCTCTTGGAGGTAAAGCTCAGTTCGGTGGACAGCGTTTCGGTGAGATGGAGGTTTGGGCACTTGAAGCTTACGGTGCTGCTTATACTCTTCAAGAAATCTTAACAGTGAAGTCTGATGATGTTGTTGGACGTGTTAAGACTTATGAAGCAATTGTTAAAGGCGAAAATGTTCCAGAACCAGGCGTTCCTGAATCATTCAAAGTATTGATTAAAGAGCTGCAAAGTTTAGGTATGGACGTTAAAATGATGTCTAGCGACGATACAGAAATTGAAATGCGTGATACAGAAGATGACGATGATCATCAATCAGCAGATAAATTGAATGTCGAAGTTGAGACAACTAAGGAATAA